TGAACATCATCAGTGCCAGCGCGCCGATCATGCCCGCCACCGCGGCGCGCTGGCGAGCCCAGAACGCACACGCGGCCATCGCGAAAATGGCCGGGAAGATGCCGAAGTCGGTGTAGCGCGGGTACTGCGTCCCGAGGATTCGCTGGGTCACGAAGACCAGGTCGAACGCCAGTGCGGCGAACAGGACGAGCACGGACATGTCGAGCCGGCGGGCGAGTTCGATCGCCCGCTCGGACCAGGTCTTCGACGGCGGGGGTTGCGGCACACCGTGACGGTAGATGATCCGCGGCCGCGCGCACCTTGGCCAGGTGGTTCGTCGGCATCGGCCGATCGGCCGATGGGTGCGCCGCCAGTACCGGCCGTCTGCCCGAAGTGCGGCCCGCACCGTTTCCGAGAAGCTGCGTTCCGTCGCAGTCGAAACCGGATACAGGGAGAGAGCTGGCGGATGACGAATCCACAGTGGAGCGCCGGAGCGGTGTTGTCGGGGCGCGGGCTGGTGAAACGCTACGGGGGGCAGCACGCACTGGCCGGAATCGACATCGACGTCCAGCCGGGCGACGCGATCGCGATCGTCGGTCCGTCCGGTTCCGGCAAGACGTCGCTGCTGCACGTGCTGGCCGGCATCCTGAAGGCCGACAGCGGCGAGATCCACTTGCAGGGACAGCGAATCGACCAGCTCAGCGAGAAGCGGCGCAGCGAACTGCGGCGCACCGAATTCGGCTTCGTGTTCCAGTCCGGGATGCTGGTGTCCGAGCTGACCGCCGAGGAGAACGTCGCGTTGCCGACGCTGCTCGCCGGCGGCAGCCGCGGCGAGGCGATCGAGGCCGGTCGCGAATGGCTCGCCAAACTCGGCTTGGCGGGCAAGGAAACCCGTCGTCCGGGCGAGCTGTCCGGCGGAGAGGCGCAGCGTGTCGCGATCGCTCGCGCGCTGACGCACCGGCCGAAGGTGATCTTCGCCGACGAGCCGACCGGCGCGCTCGACACCCGTACCGGCCGGGAAACGATGGACGCGCTGCTCACCGCGGGCCGGGAGACCGGGGCCGCGGTGCTCGTGGT
This sequence is a window from Amycolatopsis benzoatilytica AK 16/65. Protein-coding genes within it:
- a CDS encoding ABC transporter ATP-binding protein, encoding MTNPQWSAGAVLSGRGLVKRYGGQHALAGIDIDVQPGDAIAIVGPSGSGKTSLLHVLAGILKADSGEIHLQGQRIDQLSEKRRSELRRTEFGFVFQSGMLVSELTAEENVALPTLLAGGSRGEAIEAGREWLAKLGLAGKETRRPGELSGGEAQRVAIARALTHRPKVIFADEPTGALDTRTGRETMDALLTAGRETGAAVLVVTHDRELAESMPRTVAIRDGLIATRLAA